Proteins encoded together in one Vulcanisaeta thermophila window:
- a CDS encoding thiolase domain-containing protein, with amino-acid sequence MSRRVGIIGVGQSVFGVRNDATIQELAWEAIKEAMEDAGITQRDIEISIVGSAGTRTYELYPAVPVNEYSGLAGKGPMRVEAACATGSAALAVAYNMVASGFVDIALAVGVEKMNEVDTATSLAVGGRGGSYLWEFHFYGTTFPAYYALYATAHMARFGTTEEQLALVRVKNQKYAARNPKAQFQFEVTVDEVLKSRMVAYPLKLYDCSAITDGAAAAIVASEDVIRKLHIDTPVWIEAIGYASDTANITRREDYVSLRATRMAAEMAYKRAHIEPRDVEVAEVHDCFTIAEVMAYEDLGFTPKGTGGKFIEEGQSDIGGRVAVNLSGGLLGKGHPLGATGLAMIYELVKQLREERERGRQAPLRKYVALAHNIGGTGHYGYVTILRR; translated from the coding sequence ATGAGTAGGAGGGTTGGCATCATTGGGGTTGGCCAGTCAGTCTTTGGTGTTCGTAATGACGCCACCATACAGGAGTTGGCGTGGGAGGCGATTAAGGAGGCCATGGAGGACGCAGGGATCACGCAAAGGGACATTGAGATATCCATAGTGGGTAGCGCGGGGACAAGAACCTATGAACTATACCCAGCGGTCCCCGTTAACGAGTACTCCGGGCTGGCGGGCAAGGGGCCCATGAGGGTTGAGGCGGCGTGCGCCACGGGGAGCGCTGCCTTGGCGGTGGCCTACAACATGGTTGCCTCGGGCTTCGTGGACATAGCCCTAGCCGTTGGCGTGGAGAAAATGAATGAGGTTGACACTGCAACATCACTGGCCGTGGGTGGGCGTGGCGGTAGCTACCTATGGGAGTTCCACTTCTACGGAACCACATTCCCAGCATACTACGCGCTCTACGCAACGGCGCACATGGCCAGGTTCGGAACCACGGAGGAACAACTGGCCCTGGTCAGGGTGAAGAACCAGAAGTACGCCGCCAGGAACCCCAAGGCCCAGTTTCAATTTGAGGTGACGGTGGACGAGGTCCTCAAGTCCAGGATGGTGGCCTATCCACTAAAGCTTTACGACTGCTCAGCAATAACTGATGGCGCCGCAGCAGCCATAGTGGCCAGTGAGGACGTCATCAGGAAACTACACATAGACACCCCAGTGTGGATAGAGGCCATCGGCTACGCCTCGGACACGGCAAACATAACCAGGCGCGAGGACTACGTAAGCCTAAGAGCCACTAGGATGGCAGCGGAGATGGCATATAAAAGGGCACACATTGAGCCCAGGGACGTGGAGGTCGCCGAGGTACATGACTGCTTCACAATAGCCGAGGTAATGGCCTACGAGGACCTGGGCTTCACACCCAAGGGAACCGGTGGGAAATTCATCGAGGAGGGTCAAAGTGACATTGGGGGCAGGGTCGCCGTTAACCTAAGCGGCGGATTACTGGGTAAGGGACACCCGCTGGGTGCCACGGGGCTGGCCATGATTTACGAGTTGGTGAAGCAGTTGCGTGAGGAGCGCGAGAGGGGTAGGCAGGCACCGCTGAGGAAGTACGTGGCACTGGCCCATAACATTGGCGGGACAGGGCACTATGGCTATGTAACAATACTCAGGAGGTGA
- a CDS encoding Zn-ribbon domain-containing OB-fold protein — MAEKKTTRKTVKVEGPTIDSIPLVYRHRIPIGKTITYWEGLRNGRVYATRCKGCGSVFYPPQTDCPYCGSNDVEWFELPGEGVIETFTRVYSKPQGYEDFEPYIITIVNVGNGVKVMGWLMGVKDERCVKVGDEVIIETTYIEKHNKYIITFRLKDKKC; from the coding sequence ATGGCCGAGAAAAAAACCACTAGGAAGACCGTTAAGGTTGAGGGACCAACAATAGACTCCATACCCCTAGTGTATAGGCACAGGATACCCATAGGGAAAACAATCACCTACTGGGAGGGGCTAAGGAACGGCAGGGTATACGCCACAAGGTGCAAAGGCTGCGGCTCGGTCTTCTACCCACCACAAACAGACTGCCCATACTGCGGGTCAAACGACGTTGAGTGGTTCGAACTCCCCGGGGAGGGGGTAATAGAGACCTTCACAAGGGTTTACTCAAAGCCGCAGGGATATGAGGATTTTGAGCCATACATAATAACAATAGTCAACGTGGGCAATGGTGTCAAGGTCATGGGGTGGCTAATGGGTGTTAAGGACGAGAGATGCGTCAAGGTAGGTGATGAGGTGATTATTGAAACCACGTACATTGAGAAACACAACAAGTACATAATAACCTTCAGGCTAAAGGATAAGAAATGCTAA
- a CDS encoding ADP-ribose-binding protein codes for MPLKLPNGIEIEIVKGDITEIEADAIVNAANSYLEHGGGVAGAIVRKGGWEIQEESREWVRKYGPVPVGGVAVTRAGRLKAKYIIHAVGPRCGVEPIEKLRDAVINSLRKAEELRLTSIAFPAISTGIFGCPYDEAAKIMARAIRDEANNLKSIKRIIICLYNDEAYQIFNETFKKELTP; via the coding sequence ATGCCCCTCAAACTACCCAACGGCATTGAGATAGAGATAGTGAAGGGCGACATAACGGAGATAGAGGCAGACGCAATAGTAAACGCAGCCAACTCCTACCTAGAGCACGGAGGGGGTGTGGCGGGTGCCATAGTGAGGAAGGGTGGTTGGGAGATACAGGAGGAGTCCAGGGAGTGGGTTAGGAAGTACGGGCCAGTCCCCGTGGGTGGTGTGGCCGTGACCAGGGCTGGGCGTTTAAAGGCTAAGTACATAATCCATGCCGTGGGGCCTAGATGCGGTGTTGAGCCCATTGAGAAGCTCAGGGATGCGGTGATAAACTCGCTTAGGAAGGCCGAGGAATTAAGGCTAACCAGCATAGCCTTCCCTGCAATCTCCACGGGGATCTTTGGATGCCCATATGATGAGGCCGCTAAAATAATGGCGAGGGCGATCAGGGACGAGGCCAATAACCTCAAAAGCATAAAAAGAATAATAATATGCCTATATAATGACGAAGCCTACCAAATATTCAATGAAACCTTCAAAAAGGAACTCACCCCCTAA
- a CDS encoding MqnA/MqnD/SBP family protein → MLVIGDEALRLVDRGVPYIVDVGELWSRVTGKPLVYAVMVARVGTHTGFINYVINEIEKSLRRFEEDPEEVINYTGSRLGVSRELIREYFRSIRYRVDDEVLEAIETELEILKLPNCLRTMTQETPN, encoded by the coding sequence GTGCTGGTTATTGGGGACGAAGCACTGAGACTGGTGGATAGGGGTGTACCATACATCGTCGACGTGGGTGAGTTATGGTCCAGGGTGACTGGTAAACCCCTGGTGTACGCGGTCATGGTGGCCAGGGTGGGCACGCACACGGGCTTCATAAACTACGTAATCAACGAAATAGAAAAGTCACTGAGGAGGTTTGAGGAGGATCCGGAGGAGGTCATTAACTACACAGGCAGTAGGCTTGGGGTTTCCAGGGAGTTGATCAGGGAGTACTTCAGGAGTATTAGGTATAGGGTTGATGATGAGGTGCTGGAGGCCATAGAGACGGAGCTGGAAATACTCAAGCTACCCAACTGCCTAAGGACAATGACGCAGGAAACACCCAACTAG